The nucleotide sequence GGCAAAGCGGCCCATGCGGCCCAGGTCTTCCCAGTTGGCGGCGACCCAGCAGATCAGGCCCATGCCCAGCAGCGCGGCGCCCAGCACGGCCACGCCGCGCGGCAGCCAGTAGGCCAGGCGCGCAGGCTCGCGCTGGAAGCCGGCCACTTCCTGCAATTGCCGGGTTTGCTGGGCGTCGAGCGCGTTGTCCGAGGCGAGTTGGTACACGGCGAGGCGTAAATCCATCGTCTGCTTTCTTTGTCAGGAAATAGGGGGCGTCAGGTCAGCGCTCGACGCTCACGCCGCGCCAGAAGGCGACGTAGCCGGCAATTTGCCTGGCGGCGTCCTTGGGCTGGGGGTAATACCAGGCCGCGTTGGCATTTGTCTGGCCATCGACAACGAGGTCGTAATAGCTGGCCGTGCCCTTCCATGGGCAGGTGGTCGTGTGGCTGCTGGGACGAAGGTACTCCTGCGTCACCGCCGCCAAAGGAAAATACACATTGTTTTCAACGACTTGCACCTGCGCATCGGTGGCTTGCGCGATGACGGCGCCATTCCAGCTGGCTGTTGGCATTTGACTATCCTCCCTTTGCGCCGAGTGTAGCGCAAAAAGTCCGCCATGGCGCGCGCCGTTGGCGCCCCGCTCAAGCGCCGGCGATGATCTGGCGCAAGGCTTGCTCAAACACTTCGGGGGGCTGG is from Janthinobacterium sp. 61 and encodes:
- a CDS encoding DUF427 domain-containing protein, yielding MPTASWNGAVIAQATDAQVQVVENNVYFPLAAVTQEYLRPSSHTTTCPWKGTASYYDLVVDGQTNANAAWYYPQPKDAARQIAGYVAFWRGVSVER